In a single window of the Myxococcales bacterium genome:
- the polA gene encoding DNA polymerase I: MERLHVVDGHGYIFRAHFGLMNASSRSERREVRLSTRDGMPTGALYVFARMLLRLHEDVGPERIAVVFDAGRKSFRTEIYPEYKAHRPPAPEDLAIQMPRFAPLVEALGWPVLAIPGVEADDVVATLATAAAAKGWECTIYSADKDLMQLVGEHTAVIDAMRAQTYTRAAVIEKFGVPPERIADFLALRGDASDNIPGVAGVGDKTAAELVNTFPDVEALIAANPKVRGKFPLADAAQVERLRISRRLVELDRAVPLPREVEDLRARPWDRPALIAQFSELEFANLVEKVERTTAASPDAAPPPALVVEAPAALGPAPVVADTAPAIAALVAAARAAGRLTLAIETTGRFDRATVIGVAVAVAGHAPAYVPIAHRSLAAGPPPSDAALAPLAAVLADPAVAKTIHDSKHAERALLGHGWPLAGIVDDPLLAQFLVDASVDSGIEAIAATVGVTLPSHAKTVGKAGSFEAAAPIEAATWLGTAAAAAAAAAPRLRANLEARGLTALYDELELPIARILCELERTGICIDRAHFAQLSAEVATQITALEAQIAELGGGDINVGSPKQLAALLFERLGLTSDRMKKTKTGYSVDHEVLESMIDAHPIVRPILDHRELTKLRGTYLDALPPLVNPKTGRLHTLFNQVVAATGRISSQDPNLQNIPIRTEVGRAIRRGFVAAPGKVLLAADYSQIELRIMAHLSGDPVLCKAFREGIDVHAQTASEVLELPLSAITSKERRIAKAVNYGLIYGQSDFGLARALDISKKDARAYIDRYFARLPTVRRFMDQLVADAKQAGGARTVLGRWRPIPELASKSPVARRAAERVAQNTPLQGSGADILKRAMVACHRRIAAANLPATMLLTVHDELVFEVEPDRADEIGAVVKEEMEGAFALAVPLEVDLGVARTWADA; the protein is encoded by the coding sequence GTCGACGGTCACGGCTACATCTTCCGGGCCCACTTTGGGTTGATGAACGCGTCGTCGCGCAGCGAGCGGCGCGAGGTCCGGCTGTCGACCCGGGACGGCATGCCGACCGGCGCGCTGTACGTGTTCGCGCGCATGCTCTTGCGCCTGCACGAGGACGTCGGCCCCGAGCGCATCGCGGTGGTCTTCGACGCCGGGCGCAAGAGCTTCCGCACCGAGATCTACCCCGAGTACAAGGCCCACCGGCCGCCGGCGCCCGAGGACCTCGCGATCCAGATGCCGCGGTTCGCGCCGCTGGTCGAGGCGCTGGGCTGGCCGGTGCTGGCCATCCCCGGGGTCGAGGCCGACGACGTGGTCGCGACCCTGGCCACGGCCGCGGCGGCCAAGGGCTGGGAGTGCACGATCTACTCGGCCGACAAGGACCTGATGCAGCTGGTCGGCGAGCACACCGCGGTCATCGACGCGATGCGCGCGCAGACCTACACCCGCGCGGCGGTGATCGAGAAGTTCGGCGTGCCGCCCGAGCGCATCGCCGACTTCCTGGCGCTGCGCGGCGACGCGAGCGACAACATCCCGGGCGTGGCCGGCGTCGGCGACAAGACCGCGGCCGAGCTGGTCAACACGTTCCCCGACGTCGAGGCGCTGATCGCCGCGAACCCCAAGGTGCGCGGCAAGTTCCCGCTGGCCGACGCCGCGCAGGTCGAGCGCCTGCGGATCTCGCGGCGCCTGGTCGAGCTCGATCGCGCGGTGCCGCTGCCGCGTGAGGTCGAGGACCTGCGGGCGCGGCCGTGGGACCGCCCGGCGCTGATCGCGCAGTTCAGCGAGCTCGAGTTCGCCAACCTGGTCGAGAAGGTCGAGCGCACCACCGCGGCCAGCCCCGACGCGGCGCCGCCGCCGGCGCTGGTGGTCGAGGCCCCGGCGGCGCTGGGGCCGGCCCCGGTCGTGGCCGACACCGCGCCGGCGATCGCCGCGCTGGTCGCGGCCGCGCGCGCCGCCGGGCGCCTGACGCTCGCGATCGAGACCACCGGTCGGTTCGATCGCGCGACGGTCATCGGCGTCGCGGTGGCCGTCGCCGGGCACGCCCCGGCCTACGTGCCGATCGCGCACCGGTCCCTGGCCGCGGGGCCGCCGCCCAGCGACGCCGCGCTGGCGCCGCTGGCCGCGGTGCTGGCCGACCCCGCGGTCGCCAAGACCATCCACGACAGCAAGCACGCCGAGCGGGCCCTGCTCGGGCACGGCTGGCCCCTGGCCGGCATCGTCGACGATCCGCTGCTGGCGCAGTTCCTGGTCGACGCCAGCGTCGACTCGGGCATCGAGGCCATCGCCGCCACCGTCGGCGTGACGCTGCCGAGCCACGCCAAGACCGTCGGCAAGGCCGGCTCGTTCGAGGCGGCGGCGCCGATCGAGGCGGCGACCTGGCTCGGCACGGCGGCGGCGGCGGCGGCGGCGGCGGCCCCGCGCCTGCGCGCCAACCTCGAGGCCCGCGGCCTGACCGCGCTCTACGACGAGCTCGAGCTGCCGATCGCCCGCATCCTGTGCGAGCTCGAGCGCACCGGCATCTGCATCGACCGGGCCCACTTCGCGCAGCTCTCGGCCGAGGTCGCGACCCAGATCACCGCGCTCGAGGCCCAGATCGCCGAGCTCGGCGGCGGCGACATCAACGTCGGCTCGCCCAAGCAGCTCGCGGCGCTGCTGTTCGAGCGGCTGGGGCTGACCAGCGACCGCATGAAGAAGACCAAGACCGGGTACTCGGTCGATCACGAGGTGCTCGAGAGCATGATCGACGCCCACCCGATCGTGCGGCCGATCCTCGATCACCGCGAGCTGACCAAGCTGCGCGGCACCTACCTCGACGCGCTGCCGCCGCTGGTCAACCCGAAGACCGGCCGCCTGCACACGCTGTTCAACCAGGTCGTGGCCGCGACCGGCCGGATCTCGTCGCAGGATCCCAACCTCCAGAACATCCCGATCCGCACCGAGGTCGGCCGCGCGATCCGGCGCGGGTTCGTGGCGGCGCCCGGCAAGGTGCTGCTGGCCGCCGACTACTCGCAGATCGAGCTGCGGATCATGGCCCACCTGTCGGGCGACCCGGTGCTGTGCAAGGCGTTCCGCGAGGGCATCGACGTCCACGCCCAGACCGCGTCGGAGGTGCTCGAGCTGCCGCTGTCGGCGATCACCTCCAAGGAGCGCCGGATCGCCAAGGCGGTCAACTACGGCCTCATCTACGGCCAGTCGGATTTCGGCCTGGCCCGCGCGCTCGACATCTCCAAGAAGGACGCGCGCGCGTACATCGATCGCTACTTCGCGCGGTTGCCGACCGTGCGGCGGTTCATGGATCAGCTGGTCGCCGACGCCAAGCAGGCCGGCGGGGCCCGGACCGTGCTGGGCCGGTGGCGCCCGATCCCCGAGCTGGCGTCGAAGAGCCCGGTGGCGCGGCGCGCGGCCGAGCGCGTGGCCCAGAACACGCCGCTGCAGGGCTCGGGCGCCGACATCCTCAAGCGCGCGATGGTCGCGTGCCACCGCCGGATCGCCGCGGCCAACCTGCCCGCGACCATGCTCCTGACCGTCCACGACGAGCTGGTGTTCGAGGTCGAGCCCGACCGCGCCGACGAGATCGGCGCGGTGGTCAAGGAGGAGATGGAGGGCGCGTTCGCGCTGGCGGTGCCGCTCGAGGTCGACCTGGGCGTGGCCCGGACCTGGGCCGACGCGTGA
- a CDS encoding metallopeptidase family protein: protein MRVATVLVLVAAACGGDRGGDQPLVTTPPVVAPPPAPQAATPPVRADAGPTVEPLIGACAAAATPTTAPERQVDALLDEAGRHLAEGAWADAFTCADMAADRAPRAIEAHHLRGAALAGAGRDAEAAIAYDLALALDPEDPETLRACADFYVNVISDKTHDTTALGLELARRGSARATARRRGQTDLRAELALLEAQAWNDLGRADLALERAAVAVSLDPQLIDAIHEHGVALFNLGRFADAAVRLERVLRDRPDEPYAHHMLALALEQLGRTADAAAHFARARALAPDEFPPPVEITIAEMEAEIARAVAALPPTARAKAALVPITVADVPDPADLRANDPPFPPTILGLFRGLPLGASPEPGEHPPERAILLYRMNLARAVRSRAELSEQIERTLRHELGHLDGLDEDDLRRRDLE from the coding sequence GTGCGTGTCGCGACCGTCCTGGTCCTCGTCGCCGCCGCCTGTGGCGGTGACCGCGGTGGCGATCAGCCGCTGGTGACGACCCCGCCGGTCGTGGCGCCGCCGCCGGCGCCCCAGGCCGCGACCCCGCCGGTCCGCGCCGACGCCGGGCCCACCGTCGAGCCGCTGATCGGGGCCTGCGCCGCGGCCGCGACGCCGACGACCGCCCCCGAGCGCCAGGTCGACGCGCTCCTCGACGAGGCTGGTCGCCACCTCGCCGAGGGCGCCTGGGCCGACGCCTTCACCTGCGCCGACATGGCCGCGGATCGGGCGCCGCGCGCGATCGAGGCCCACCACCTGCGCGGCGCGGCGCTGGCCGGGGCCGGGCGCGACGCCGAGGCCGCGATCGCCTACGACCTGGCGCTCGCGCTCGATCCCGAGGACCCCGAGACCCTGCGCGCCTGCGCCGACTTCTACGTCAACGTGATCTCCGACAAGACCCACGACACCACCGCGCTCGGGCTCGAGCTGGCCCGGCGCGGCAGCGCCCGCGCGACCGCGCGTCGACGGGGCCAGACCGACCTGCGGGCCGAGCTGGCGCTGCTCGAGGCCCAGGCCTGGAACGATCTGGGCCGCGCCGATCTCGCGCTCGAGCGGGCCGCGGTCGCGGTCAGCCTCGATCCGCAGCTCATCGACGCGATCCACGAGCACGGCGTCGCGCTGTTCAACCTGGGCCGCTTCGCCGACGCCGCCGTCCGGCTCGAGCGGGTGCTGCGCGATCGTCCCGACGAGCCCTACGCCCACCACATGCTGGCGCTGGCGCTCGAGCAGCTGGGCCGCACCGCCGACGCCGCCGCGCACTTCGCGCGGGCCCGGGCGCTGGCGCCCGACGAGTTCCCGCCCCCGGTCGAGATCACGATCGCCGAGATGGAGGCCGAGATCGCGCGCGCGGTGGCGGCGCTGCCGCCGACGGCCCGCGCCAAGGCGGCGCTGGTGCCGATCACGGTCGCCGACGTGCCCGATCCCGCCGATCTGCGCGCGAACGATCCGCCGTTCCCGCCGACCATCCTCGGGCTGTTCCGGGGCCTGCCGCTCGGCGCCAGCCCCGAGCCGGGCGAGCACCCGCCCGAGCGCGCGATCTTGCTGTACCGGATGAACCTGGCCCGCGCGGTCCGCTCGCGGGCCGAGCTGTCCGAGCAGATCGAGCGGACCCTGCGCCACGAGCTCGGGCACCTCGACGGGCTCGACGAGGACGATCTGCGCCGCCGCGACCTCGAGTGA
- a CDS encoding GAF domain-containing sensor histidine kinase — MSDRAAPAPPPPGDDRVMLAAALLQERKKLELVTEVGAALSATPDLDQLLQLLIDKVTELMDADRSTLYLLSEDGRELWSKVVQGRDTLEIRLQVGEGIAGWVAASGEVVNIADAYRDTRFQPAVDLRSGYRTRSILCVPMRNRAGAVVGVVQVLNKRAPALAERRTDDDVSATMALFSSFSRDDEELLLALASQTAVVIDNSKLYLSVVAKNAELARTTALLAARSHELNVLYEVEKELSAATDLDGSLVRILGRAVDLLGAEAGSIALLTAAGDALELRTVLGPAAERLRDAKIGLGQGLLGWAVARREPVIANQVDGDARFARDFAEAHGVAARALMAAPVLDGERVVGGIEILDKRAGDFDEADLRLLVLVAGQVGQAISLARSRDETRDQDRLASIGRLMAGVLHDLKTPMTVISGYAQLMAGCDDAAQRERYVENILRQFDTMSGMTREVLAFARGDRDLMIRRVYMHKFIAEAVAQLRQAFAGRPIAIEVDLGYDGVSHFDETKILRVLHNLARNSADAMEDGGHFWVRTRLDGEQLVIETADDGPGIPAALRGRLFELFASGRKGGTGLGLAIVKKIVDDHGGSITCDTSAAGTTFTIRLPHRGSRTGEFAPIR, encoded by the coding sequence ATGTCGGATCGAGCGGCGCCGGCGCCCCCGCCCCCAGGCGACGACCGCGTCATGCTCGCGGCGGCGCTGCTCCAGGAGCGCAAGAAGCTCGAGCTCGTGACCGAGGTCGGGGCGGCGCTGTCGGCGACGCCAGACCTCGACCAGCTGCTGCAGCTGCTGATCGACAAGGTCACCGAGCTGATGGACGCCGACCGCTCGACCTTGTACCTGCTGTCCGAGGACGGCCGCGAGCTGTGGTCGAAGGTGGTCCAGGGCCGGGACACGCTCGAGATCCGGCTGCAGGTCGGCGAGGGCATCGCCGGCTGGGTCGCGGCCTCGGGCGAGGTCGTCAACATCGCCGACGCCTACCGCGACACCCGGTTCCAGCCCGCGGTCGATCTGCGGTCGGGCTACCGCACGCGGTCGATCCTGTGCGTGCCGATGCGCAACCGCGCCGGCGCGGTCGTCGGCGTGGTCCAGGTGCTCAACAAGCGCGCGCCGGCGCTGGCCGAGCGCCGGACCGACGACGACGTCAGCGCGACGATGGCGCTGTTCTCGTCGTTCTCGCGCGACGACGAGGAGCTGCTGCTGGCGCTGGCCAGCCAGACCGCGGTCGTGATCGACAACTCCAAGCTGTACCTGTCGGTCGTGGCCAAGAACGCCGAGCTGGCGCGCACGACCGCGCTCCTGGCGGCGCGGTCGCACGAGCTCAACGTGCTGTACGAGGTCGAGAAGGAGCTGTCGGCGGCGACCGACCTCGACGGCTCGCTGGTCCGCATCCTGGGCCGCGCGGTCGATCTGCTGGGCGCCGAGGCCGGCTCGATCGCGCTCCTGACCGCGGCCGGCGACGCGCTCGAGCTGCGCACCGTGCTGGGGCCGGCCGCCGAGCGGCTGCGCGACGCCAAGATCGGGCTGGGCCAGGGCCTGCTCGGGTGGGCGGTGGCGCGGCGTGAGCCGGTCATCGCCAACCAGGTCGACGGCGACGCGCGGTTCGCGCGCGACTTCGCCGAGGCCCACGGCGTCGCGGCGCGCGCGCTGATGGCGGCGCCGGTGCTCGACGGCGAGCGCGTCGTCGGCGGCATCGAGATCCTCGACAAGCGCGCCGGCGACTTCGACGAGGCCGATCTGCGGCTGCTCGTGCTGGTGGCGGGGCAGGTCGGCCAGGCGATCAGCCTGGCGCGCAGCCGCGACGAGACCCGCGATCAGGATCGGCTGGCGTCGATCGGGCGGCTGATGGCCGGCGTGCTGCACGATCTCAAGACCCCGATGACGGTGATCTCGGGCTACGCGCAGCTGATGGCCGGGTGCGACGACGCGGCCCAGCGCGAGCGCTACGTCGAGAACATCCTGCGCCAGTTCGACACGATGAGCGGCATGACCCGCGAGGTCCTGGCGTTCGCGCGCGGCGATCGCGATCTGATGATCCGGCGCGTCTACATGCACAAGTTCATCGCCGAGGCGGTGGCGCAGCTGCGCCAGGCGTTCGCCGGTCGCCCGATCGCGATCGAGGTCGACCTCGGCTACGACGGCGTGTCGCACTTCGACGAGACCAAGATCCTGCGGGTGCTGCACAACCTGGCCCGCAACAGCGCCGACGCGATGGAGGACGGCGGCCACTTCTGGGTCCGGACCCGCCTCGACGGCGAGCAGCTGGTGATCGAGACCGCCGACGACGGCCCCGGCATCCCGGCGGCGCTGCGCGGGCGCCTGTTCGAGCTGTTCGCGTCGGGCCGCAAGGGCGGCACCGGCCTGGGGCTCGCGATCGTCAAGAAGATCGTCGACGACCACGGCGGCTCGATCACCTGCGACACCAGCGCGGCCGGCACCACGTTCACGATCCGGCTGCCGCACCGCGGCTCGCGCACCGGCGAGTTCGCGCCGATCCGATGA
- a CDS encoding ABC transporter ATP-binding protein, translating to MTTRVAGPAPMVSVDGVSRRFGARVALADVGFTVGAGELCGLVGGNGAGKTTLARILAGFLDPDAGRVMIAGVDVATAPQAAAARRGCLVEGAPLPPELGAREYLRWRARLRGVEVDVDAALREVGLLDRARDAIATLSKGQRQRVAWAEACLGAPPVLLLDEPAAGLDEEERAAVRARLTAGRGARAVVWASHELADVEAAADRVVVLVAGRVAGAGTMVELRDAAGLAADASLRAVVAALGAQA from the coding sequence ATGACGACGCGGGTCGCCGGGCCGGCGCCGATGGTGTCGGTGGACGGCGTGTCGCGCCGGTTCGGGGCGCGGGTGGCGCTCGCCGACGTCGGCTTCACCGTCGGCGCCGGCGAGCTGTGCGGGCTGGTCGGCGGCAACGGCGCCGGCAAGACCACGCTGGCGCGGATCCTGGCCGGGTTCCTCGATCCCGACGCCGGCCGGGTGATGATCGCCGGCGTCGACGTCGCGACCGCGCCGCAGGCCGCGGCGGCCCGGCGCGGCTGCCTGGTCGAGGGCGCGCCGCTGCCGCCGGAGCTGGGCGCGCGCGAGTACCTGCGCTGGCGCGCGCGCCTGCGCGGGGTCGAGGTCGACGTCGACGCGGCCCTGCGCGAGGTCGGCCTGCTCGATCGCGCGCGCGACGCGATCGCGACGTTGTCGAAGGGGCAGCGGCAGCGGGTGGCCTGGGCCGAGGCGTGCCTGGGCGCGCCGCCGGTGCTGCTGCTCGACGAGCCCGCCGCCGGCCTCGACGAGGAGGAGCGCGCCGCGGTCCGGGCGCGGCTGACCGCCGGCCGCGGGGCCCGGGCGGTGGTGTGGGCCAGCCACGAGCTGGCCGACGTCGAGGCCGCCGCCGATCGCGTGGTCGTGCTCGTGGCCGGACGGGTCGCGGGCGCCGGCACGATGGTCGAGCTGCGGGACGCGGCCGGGCTCGCGGCCGACGCGTCCTTGCGCGCGGTGGTCGCCGCGCTGGGAGCGCAGGCGTGA